The following proteins are encoded in a genomic region of Canis lupus familiaris isolate Mischka breed German Shepherd chromosome 6, alternate assembly UU_Cfam_GSD_1.0, whole genome shotgun sequence:
- the LOC479773 gene encoding helicase SRCAP isoform X1 produces the protein MQSSPSPAHPQLPILQTQMVSDGMTGSNPVSPASSSSPASSGAGGISPQHIAQDSSLDGPPGPPDGATVPLEGLSLPQAADLANKGPKWEKSHAEIAEQAKHEAEIETRIAELRKEGFWSLKRLPKVPEPPRPKGHWDYLCEEMQWLSADFAQERRWKRGVARKVVRMVIRHHEEQRQKEERARREEQAKLRRIASTMAKDVRQFWSNVEKVVQFKQQSRLEEKRKKALDLHLDFIVGQTEKYSDLLSQSLNQPLASSKAGSSPCLGSSSAASSPPPPVSRLDDEDGDFQPQEEEEEDDEETIEVEEQQEGNDAETQRREIELLRREGELPLEELLRSLPPQLLGGPSSPSRTPSSRDSDIRDGPEEGGEEEPSQVIQVKPSPSVTQRNKQPWHPDEDDEEFTANEDEAEDEEETIAAEEQLEGEVDHAMELSELAREGELSMEELLQQYAGAYASDASGPGSGSSEEEDEEEVEANSSDCEAEGATEAEEARPEDSSSQSESAEEQSEEEEDEHSEEEETSGSSESEESESEESEESGSQSQADEEEEEDDDFGVEYLLARDEEQSEADGGSGPPTPGPTATLGPKKEITDIAAAAESLQPKGYTLATTQVKTPIPLLLRGQLREYQHIGLDWLVTMYEKKLNGILADEMGLGKTIQTISLLAHLACEKGNWGPHLIIVPTSVMLNWEMELKRWCPSFKILTYYGAQKERKLKRQGWTKPNAFHVCITSYKLVLQDHQAFRRKNWRYLILDEAQNIKNFKSQRWQSLLNFNSQRRLLLTGTPLQNSLMELWSLMHFLMPHVFQSHREFKEWFSNPLTGMIEGSQEYNEGLVKRLHKVLRPFLLRRVKVDVEKQMPKKYEHVIRCRLSKRQRCLYDDFMAQTTTKETLATGHFMSVINILMQLRKVCNHPNLFDPRPVTSPFITPGICFSTASLVLRATDVHPLQRIDMGRFDLIGLEGRVSRYEAETFLPRHRLSRRVLLEVATAPDPPPRPKPVKMKVNRMLQPVPKQEGRTVVVVNSPRTPIGPVPVRPSPGPEFSAQPTPGPTPPMLPAPLMVSASPVGPPLIPASRPPGPVLLPPLQPNSGPLPQVLPSPLGVLSGTSRPPTPTLSLKPAPPAPVRLSPAPPPGSSSLLKPLTVPPGYTFPSAAATTTSTTTATAPTTAVPASTPAPQRLILSPDMQARLPSGEVVSIGQLASLAQRPVASAGGSKPLTFQIQGNKLTLTGAQVRQLAVGQPRPLQRNVVHLVSAGGQHHLISQPAHVALIQAVAPTPGPTPVSVLPSSTPSTTLAPTGLSLPLAANQVPPTMVNNTGVVKIVVRQAPRDGLTPVPPLAPAPRPPSSGLPAVLTPRPTLTPGRLPTPTLGTARAPIPTSTLVRPLLKLVHSPSPEVSASAPGAAPLTISSPLPVQSSLPGPASSPMPVPNSSPLASPVSSTVSVPVSSSLPISVSTTPPAPASAPLTIPISAPLPVSASGPALLTNVTPALAPVVSAAPGPPSLAPAGASPSASALTLGLATTPSLSSSQAPGHPLLLAPASSHVPGLNSAVAPACSPVLVPASALANPFPAAPNPAPAQASLLAPAPSASQALATSLAPMVAPQTAILAPSPAPSLAPLPVLAPSPGPAPVLAPSQTPVPVLASSSTPGTPLASASSLVPAPTPVLAPSSTQTMVPAPVPSPLPSPASSQTLALAPALASTPGGSSPSQTLSLGTGNPQGPFPAQTLSLTPASSLVPAPSQTLSLAPGPPLGPSQTLSLAPAPPLTPASPMGPAPAHTLTLAPVSSSASLLTPASVQTLTLSPAPVPVPPLGPAAAQTLALAPASTQAPASQTSSLVVSASGSAPLPVTMVSRLPVAKDEPETLTLRPGPPSPPSTATSFSGPRPRRQPPPPPRSPFYLDSLEEKRKRQRSERLERIFQLSEAHGALAPVYGTEVLDFCTLPQPVASPIGPRSPGPSHPTFWTYTEAARQAVLFPQQRLDQLSEIIERFIFVMPPVEAPPPSLHACHPPPWLAPRQAAFQEQLACELWPRARPLHRIVCNMRTQFPDLRLIQYDCGKLQTLAVLLRQLKAEGHRVLIFTQMTRMLDVLEQFLTYHGHLYLRLDGSTRVEQRQALMERFNADKRIFCFILSTRSGGVGVNLTGADTVVFYDSDWNPTMDAQAQDRCHRIGQTRDVHIYRLISERTVEENILKKANQKRMLGDMAIEGGNFTTAYFKQQTIRELFDMPLEEPSGSSVPSAPEEEEETVASKQTHILEQALCRAEDEEDIRAATQAKAEQVAELAEFNENDGFPTGEGEEANRPGVEDEEMSRAEQEIAALVEQLTPIERYAMKFLEASLEEVSREELKQAEEQVEAARKDLDQAKEEVFRLPQEEEEGPGAGDEVSCGTGGGSHRRSKKAKAPERPGTRVSERLRGARAETQGANHTPVTSTHHTRNISTPPRCSPARERVPRPAPRPRPPPASAPAVIPAPIPVPIPAPIPISAPNPITMLPVHILPSPPLPPSQIPPSCSSACTPPPACTPPPAHTPPPTQTSLSTPSSPLLLGLPSVPISPPVTNLPLGLGPETELCAQALASTESLELADMASSETSPLTLVPPKDLLPVAVEILPISEKNLSLASSAPSPTLEADSVPNGQEQEVPEPAEGTILTVLPDGEEVPSCLSESNGLDLPLSAASDELLQEPLEADKSSEELVEAQTPTSSPEKPQELVSAEVAAPSTSSSATSSPESPSPARPPRRRTSADVEIRGQGAGRPGQPPGPKVLRKLPGRLVTVVEEKELVRRRRQQRGTASTLVPGVSETGASPGSPSARSMSGPESSPPTSGPCEAAPPSTLPTPTQQPFIARRRIELGVTGGGSPENGEGALLAITPPAVKRRRGRPPKKNRSPADAGRGVDEVPSSAPKGKTNGADPVPGAETLIVAEPVLGPQLSLGPQPIHRPEPIILSPVEKRRRGRPPKARDLPLPGTISSPGDGNLESRTQPLPLPPPLPPLPPLLACPTATVANTVTNLTISTSPPKRKRGRPPKNPPSPRPSQLPVLDRDSSSVLESCGLGRRRQPQGQGESEGSSSDEDGSRPLTRLARLRLEAEGMRGRKSEGSMVVAVIQDDLDLADSGPGGLELTPPVVSLAPKLRSTRLRPGSLVPPLETEKVPRKRAGAPVGGGPGLAKRGRLQPPSPLGPEGSVEESEAEASGEEEEVDGTPRRRPGPRRLGGATNQGDQRILRSSAPPHLAGPTISHRGRKAKT, from the exons ATGCAGagcagcccctcccctgctcaccctCAGCTCCCAATCTTGCAGACACAG atggTGTCGGACGGCATGACAGGCAGCAATCCTGTGTCCCCTGCCTCATCCAGTTCCCCAGCCTCTAGTGGGGCAGGCGGCATCTCCCCCCAGCATATAGCTCAAGATTCCTCTCTGGATGGACCTCCAGGGCCCCCAGATGGTGCCACAGTGCCCCTGGAGGGGCTCAGCTTACCCCAGGCTGCTGACCTGGCTAACAAGGGCCCAAAGTGGGAGAAGAGCCATGCTGAGATTGCAGAGCAGGCCAAGCAT GAGGCTGAGATTGAGACTCGGATTGCTGAGCTGCGGAAAGAGGGTTTCTGGTCACTGAAAAGGCTGCCTAAAGTGCCAGAGCCTCCCCGCCCCAAAGGCCACTGGGACTATCTATGTGAGGAGATGCAGTGGCTCTCTGCTGACTTTGCTCAGGAGCGTCGTTGGAAACGGGGTGTGGCCCGTAAG GTTGTGCGCATGGTCATCCGGCACCACGAGGAGCAGCGGCAGAAGGAGGAACGGGCTCGGAGAGAAGAGCAGGCCAAGCTACGCCGAATTGCCTCCACCATGGCCAAAGATGTCAGGCAATTCTGGAGCAATGTGGAGAAG GTGGTGCAATTCAAGCAACAGTCCCGGCTTGAGGAAAAGCGTAAAAAAGCTCTGGACCTGCACCTGGACTTCATTGTGGGGCAGACTGAAAAGTACTCAGACCTTTTATCTCAGAGCCTCAACCAGCCACTAGCATCCAGCAAAGCTGGCTCTTCCCCTTGTCTAGGCTCTTCCTCAGCTGCCTCTAGTCCTCCACCCCCGGTTTCCCGGCTGGACGATGAAG ATGGGGACTTCCAACcccaagaggaggaggaagaggatgacgAGGAGACGATTGAGGTTGAAGAACAACAGGAAGGCAATGATGCAGAGACCCAGAGGCGTGAGATTGAGCTGCTTCGACGTGAGGGAGAATTGCCATTGGAAGAGCTGCTCCGTTCCCTCCCCCCTCAGCTGCTAGGAGGGCCTTCCAGCCCCTCGAGGACCCCCTCATCTCGTGACAGTGATATCCGAGATGGGCCTGAAGAAGGTGGTGAAGAAGAGCCCTCTCAGGTGATACAG GTGAAACCCTCACCCTCTGTTACACAGCGCAATAAACAGCCTTGGCATCCAGATGAGGATGACGAAGAGTTTACTGCCAATGAGGATGAAG CGGAGGATGAAGAGGAAACTATAGCGGCTGAGGAGcagttggaaggggaggtggaccaTGCCATGGAGCTGAGCGAGTTGGCTCGAGAAG GTGAGCTATCTATGGAAGAGCTCTTGCAGCAGTATGCGGGAGCCTATGCTTCTGACGCCTCTGGCCCAGGCTCTGGGAGTAGCGAAGAAGAGGACGAGGAGGAGGTTGAGGCTAACAGCTCTGACTGTGAAGCAGAGGGGGCCACAGAGGCTGAAGAGGCTCGTCCTGAGGACAGTAGCAGTCAGTCAG AATCTGCTGAAGAGCAAagtgaggaagaagaagatgagCATTCAGAGGAGGAAGAAACCAGCGGGAGTTCAGAATCAGAGGAATCGGAGTCTGAGGAGTCTGAGGAGTCTGGATCACAGAGCCAggcagatgaggaagaggaggaagatgatgaCTTTGGGGTGGAATACTTGCTTGCCCGGGATGAAGAGCAGAGTGAGGCAGATGGGGGCAGTGGACCTCCTACCCCAGGACCCACCGCTACTCTAGGCCCTAAGAAGGAGATTACTGACATCGCTGCGGCAGCTGAAAGTCTTCAGCCCAAGGGTTACACCTTGGCCACTACCCAG GTGAAGACACCCATCCCCTTGCTCCTGCGGGGCCAGCTCCGGGAGTACCAACACATTGGGCTGGACTGGCTGGTTACTATGTATGAGAAGAAGCTTAATGGTATTCTTGCTGATGAGATGGGGCTAGGCAAGACAATCCAGACCATCTCCCTGCTTGCCCATTTGGCCTGTGAAAAAG GTAACTGGGGTCCCCATTTGATCATTGTCCCCACCAGTGTGATGCTGAACTGGGAGATGGAGCTGAAACGGTGGTGCCCCAGCTTTAAAATCCTCACTTACTATGGAGCCCAGAAAGAGAGGAAGCTCAAGCGGCAG GGCTGGACCAAGCCCAATGCCTTCCATGTGTGTATCACGTCTTACAAGCTGGTGCTGCAGGACCACCAGGCCTTCCGCCGTAAGAACTGGCGCTATCTCATTCTGGATGAGGCTCAGAACATCAAGAACTTCAAGTCACAGCGCTGGCAGTCACTGCTCAACTTCAACAG CCAGAGACGCCTGCTCCTTACAGGAACTCCATTGCAGAACAGCCTCATGGAGCTGTGGTCTTTGATGCACTTTTTGATGCCCCATGTCTTCCAGTCTCATCGAGAGTTTAAAGAATGGTTCTCTAACCCCCTAACTGGCATGATTGAGGGCAGCCAAGAGTACAATGAAGGTCTAGTCAAACGCCTCCACAAG GTTTTGCGGCCTTTTTTGCTGCGCCGAGTTAAGGTGGATGTTGAGAAGCAGATGCCTAAAAAGTATGAGCATGTTATCCGCTGCCGGCTCTCCAAGCGTCAACGCTGCCTCTATGATGACTTCATGGCACAGACCAC AACTAAGGAGACCCTAGCCACAGGCCATTTCATGAGTGTCATCAACATTTTGATGCAGCTGCGAAAAGTCTGCAATCATCCAAACCTGTTTGACCCTCGACCTGTTACCTCCCCCTTCATCACCCCAGGAATTTGTTTCAGCACCGCATCTCTGGTGCTCAGGGCCACTGATGTCCACCCCCTTCAG CGGATAGACATGGGTCGGTTTGATCTTATTGGCCTGGAGGGTCGTGTCTCTAGATATGAGGCTGAGACATTTCTACCCCGTCACCGCCTGTCCCGCCGGGTACTGCTAGAAGTGGCTACAGCTCCTGATCCCCCACCCCGGCCCAAACCAGTCAAGATGAAGGTTAACAG GATGCTGCAGCCAGTGCCCAAGCAGGAAGGCCGGACAGTGGTGGTGGTGAACAGCCCACGGACCCCCATTGGCCCTGTCCCCGTCCGACCCTCTCCAGGCCCTGAGTTCTCCGCCCAGCCCACCCCTGGCCCAACACCTCCAATGCTGCCAGCACCACTGATGGTGTCAGCTTCGCCTGTTGGGCCCCCACTTATTCCGGCATCCCGGCCTCCTGGCCCTGTTCTGTTGCCCCCACTGCAGCCAAACAGTGGGCCTCTTCCCCAGG TGTTGCCATCCCCCCTGGGGGTCCTTAGTGGGACCTCACGGCCTCCTACACCAACCCTGTCCTTGAAGCCGGCCCCACCTGCACCTGTTCGCTTAAGCCCTGCTCCACCTCCAGGCTCCTCCAGCCTGTTGAAGCCCCTGACAGTGCCACCAGGCTACACTTTCCCttctgctgctgccaccaccacctctaCTACCACAGCCACTGCTCCCACCACGGCAGTGCCAGCTTCTACTCCTGCACCACAGCGCCTCATCTTGTCTCCTGATATGCAGGCTCGCCTGCCCT CAGGTGAAGTGGTCAGCATCGGGCAGTTGGCCTCACTGGCACAACGTCCAGTGGCTAGTGCAGGAGGAAGCAAACCTCTCACCTTCCAAATCCAGGGCAACAAGCTGACTTTGACTGGTGCGCAGGTGCGCCAGCTTGCTGTGGGGCAGCCCCGCCCGCTGCAAA GGAATGTGGTGCACCTGGTGTCAGCAGGGGGGCAGCACCACCTCATCAGCCAGCCTGCCCATGTGGCTCTCATCCAGGCCGTGGCCCCGACCCCTGGCCCCACCCCTGTCTCTGTGCTGCCTTCTTCGACCCCCAGCACCACCCTTGCCCCCACTGGCCTCAGCCTTCCGCTTGCTGCTAACCAGG TGCCACCAACCATGGTGAATAATACAGGCGTGGTGAAGATTGTAGTGAGACAGGCCCCTCGGGATGGACTGACTCCTGTTCCTCCACTGGCCCCAGCACCCCGGCCTCCGAGTTCTGGGCTTCCAGCTGTGTTGACTCCGCGCCCCACATTAACCCCTGGCCGGCTACCCACACCTACTCTGGGTACTGCCCGGGCCCCCATCCCCACGTCCACTCTGGTGAGGCCTCTTCTCAAGCTGGTCCACAGTCCTTCGCCCGAAGTCAGTG CTTCAGCACCCGGAGCTGCTCCCTTGACcatctcttctcctctccctgtgcAGTCCTCACTCCCTGGGCCAGCCTCTTCTCCAATGCCAGTTCCCAACTCCTCTCCTCTTGCTAGTCCTGTGTCCTCTACAGTCTCAGTTCCAGTGTCCTCTTCACTTCCCATCTCTGTTTCGACCAcgcctcctgccccagcctcagCTCCACTCACCATCCCCATCTCAGCCCCCTTGCCTGTTTCGGCTTCTGGCCCAGCTCTGTTGACCAATGTGACTCCAGCACTGGCACCTGTTGTCTCAGCGGCTCCTGGACCTCCTTCTTTGGCACCAGCTGGGGCTTCCCCATCAGCGTCAGCTTTGACTCTAGGTTTGGCCACAACTCCATCCCTGTCTTCATCTCAGGCACCTGGTCACCCTCTGTTGTTGGCTCCAGCCTCTTCACATGTTCCAGGCTTGAACTCAGCTGTGGCCCCAGCATGTTCACCTGTCCTGGTACCAGCTTCTGCTCTGGCCAATCCTTTTCCGGCAGCACCAAATCCAGCTCCAGCTCAGGCTTCCCTTCTGGCTCCAGCACCTTCTGCATCTCAGGCTCTAGCCACCTCTCTGGCTCCCATGGTGGCTCCACAGACAGCAATCCTggctccttctccagctccttccctggctcctctTCCAGTCCTGGCTCCATCACCAGGTCCTGCTCCTGTCCTGGCTCCATCGCAGACTCCAGTTCCAGTTCTGGCTTCATCATCTACTCCGGGAACTCCTTTAGCTTCAGCTTCTTCACTGGTGCCAGCCCCAACTCCTGTGTTGGCTCCATCATCAACTCAGACTATGGTACCAGCCCCGGTTCCGTCGCCTCTCCCAAGCCCAGCTTCTTCGCAGACACTGGCCTTAGCCCCAGCTTTAGCATCCACTCCTGGTGGCTCGTCTCCATCTCAGACCCTCTCTTTGGGAACGGGGAACCCTCAGGGGCCTTTTCCAGCTCAGACATTATCACTGACTCCAGCATCATCCCTAGTACCAGCTCCATCGCAGACGCTGTCTTTGGCGCCAGGACCACCACTGGGTCCATCGCAGACGCTGTCTCTGGCTCCAGCACCCCCTTTGACTCCAGCTTCTCCGATgggcccagccccagctcacACACTGACTTTGGCTCCAGTATCGTCATCTGCTTCACTCCTGACCCCAGCTTCGGTGCAAACATTGACCTTGAGTCCTGCCCCTGTTCCGGTGCCGCCCTTGGGCCCAGCTGCAGCCCAGACTCTGGCGCTAGCCCCAGCCTCAACACAGGCCCCAGCTTCCCAGACATCCTCCCTTGTGGTTTCGGCATCTGGATCTGCTCCCTTGCCTGTCACCATGGTATCCCGGCTGCCTGTTGCCAAGGATGAGCCTGAGACACTGACATTGCGCCCTggtccccccagccctccctccactGCTACCTCGTTCAGTGGTCCCCGGCCTCGACGccagcccccaccaccacctcgtTCCCCTTTCTATCTG GACTCTCTGGAGGAAAAGCGGAAGCGGCAGCGGTCTGAACGCCTGGAACGGATTTTCCAACTTAGTGAGGCTCATGGGGCCCTGGCACCTGTGTATGGGACTGAAGTCCTGGATTTCTGTACCCTGCCCCAACCTGTTGCCAGCCCCATCGGCCCTCGTTCTCCTGGCCCCAGCCACCCCACCTTTTGGACTTATACCGAGGCTGCCCGCCAGGCTGTACTGTTTCCCCAGCAACGACTAGACCAGCTGTCAGAAATCATTGAGAG GTTCATCTTTGTCATGCCTCCTGTGGAGGcacctcccccttccctgcaTGCCTGCCACCCACCTCCTTGGCTGGCCCCACGTCAGGCAGCCTTCCAGGAGCAATTGGCTTGTGAGCTCTGGCCCCGAGCTCGTCCTTTGCACCGTATTGTGTGTAACATGCGCACCCAGTTCCCTGACTTGAGGCTCATCCAGTATGATTGTG GAAAGTTGCAAACATTGGCAGTGCTGTTGCGACAGCTAAAGGCGGAGGGCCACCGGGTGCTCATATTCACCCAGATGACCCGGATGCTGGATGTATTGGAACAGTTTCTCACCTACCATGGCCACCTCTACTTGCGTCTGGATGGGTCTACTAGAGTTGAGCAGAGACAG gcTTTGATGGAACGATTCAATGCAGACAAACGCATATTTTGCTTCATCCTTTCAACTCGGAGTGGGGGTGTGGGTGTGAACCTGACAGGAGCAGACACTGTCGTTTTTTATGACAGCGACTGGAATCCCACCATGGATGCGCAGGCCCAGGATCGCTGCCACCGAATTGGCCAAACCCGAGATGTCCACATTTACAG ACTTATCAGTGAACGGACAGTGGAGGAGAACATCCTAAAAAAGGCAAATCAGAAGAGAATGTTGGGAGACATGGCCATTGAGGGAGGCAACTTCACCACAGCCTATTTTAAACAG CAGACCATCCGAGAGCTGTTTGATATGCCCCTGGAAGAGCCATCCGGCTCATCTGTGCCCTCTGCCcctgaagaggaggaagagactgTGGCCAGCAAGCAGACCCATATCCTGGAGCAG GCACTATGTCGTGCAGAGGATGAAGAGGATATCCGTGCAGCCACCCAGGCCAAGGCTGAACAGGTGGCTGAGCTGGCAGAATTCAATGAGAACGACGGGTTTCCCACTGGTGAGGGAGAGGAGGCCAACCGACCTGGCGTGGAAGATGAAGAGATGTCCCGAGCTGAGCAGGAAATTGCTGCCCTTGTAGAACAG CTGACCCCGATTGAGCGCTATGCCATGAAATTCCTGGAAGCCTCACTGGAGGAGGTGAGCCGAGAGGAACTCAAGCAGGCAGAA GAGCAAGTGGAAGCTGCCCGCAAGGACCTGGACCAAGCCAAGGAGGAGGTGTTCCGCCTAccccaagaggaggaggaggggccaggggctggggatgaGGTTTCCTGTGGGACTGGTGGAGGCAGTCACCGGCGCAGTAAGAAGGCCAAGGCCCCTGAAAGGCCAGGGACTCGTGTCAGTGAGCGTCTTCGTGGAGCCCGGGCTGAGACTCAAGGGGCAAACCACACTCCTGTCACATCCACCCATCATACCCGCAACATTTCCACACCCCCACGCTGCAGCCCTGCCAGGGAGAGAGTTCCCCGGCCAGCACCTAGGCCTCGACCCCCTCCAGCTTCAGCTCCTGCTGTAATTCCTGCCCCAATCCCTGTTCCAATCCCTGCCCCAATCCCCATTTCAGCCCCAAACCCTATAACCATGCTTCCTGTTCATATCTTGCCTTCTCCACCACTTCCTCCTTCACAGATTCCTCCCTCTTGTTCTTCTGCCTgtacccctcctcctgcctgtacTCCTCCACCAGCTCataccccacctcccacccagaCCTCTCTTTCaactccttcctcccctctcctgcttgGTCTACCTTCTGTGCCCATCTCCCCCCCAGTCACAAACCTCCCCTTGGGCTTGGGGCCTGAGACAGAGCTTTGTGCACAAGCATTGGCATCTACCGAGTCCCTGGAGCTGGCTGATATGGCCAGTTCCGAGACTTCCCCGCTTACTCTTGTGCCCCCTAAGGATCTGTTGCCAGTTGCTGTTGAGATCCTGCCTATATCAGAGAAGAACCTTTCTCTCGCCTCTTCTGCACCTAGCCCAACCCTGGAGGCTGACAGCGTCCCCAACGGTCAAGAGCAGGAAGTGCCAGAGCCTGCTGAGGGGACCATCCTCACAGTGCTGCCTGATGGTGAGGAGGTGCCCTCGTGTCTGAGTGAGAGCAATGGGCTGGATCTCCCACTTTCAGCAGCATCTGATGAGCTACTTCAGGAGCCATTGGAGGCTGACAAGAGCTCAGAAGAGCTGGTGGAGGCCCAGACCCCAACCTCCAGCCCAGAGAAGCCACAGGAACTTGTTTCAGCAGAGGTCGCAGCCCCATCCACCTCATCCTCCGCCACCTCCTCACCTGAGAGTCCTTCACCTGCCCGGCCCCCTCGGCGTCGCACCAGTGCTGATGTAGAAATTAGGGGTCAGGGGGCTGGTCGGCCAGGGCAGCCTCCAGGCCCCAAAGTTCTCCGCAAGCTGCCAGGACGGCTGGTGACTGTGGTAGAGGAGAAGGAACTGGTGAGGCGACGGCGACAGCAGCGGGGAACTGCCAGCACCCTAGTGCCTGGGGTCTCTGAGACTGGTGCCAGCCCAGGAAGCCCATCTGCCCGCAGCATGTCAGGGCCAGAATCCTCACCTCCCACCAGTGGGCCCTGTGAAGCTGCTCCCCCATCCACACTGCCCACCCCAACTCAGCAACCCTTCATAGCTCGCCGTCGCATTGAGCTAGGGGTGACTGGTGGGGGCAGCCCAGAGAATGGAGAAGGGGCACTGCTTGCCATCACCCCTCCTGCTGTGAAACGTCGGAGGGGGAGGCCCCCCAAGAAGAACAGGTCTCCAGCAGATGCTGGGCGAGGGGTGGATGAGGTACCTTCATCTGCCCCTAAGGGAAAAACCAATGGGGCTGACCCAGTCCCTGGGGCCGAGACCCTTATTGTTGCGGAGCCTGTCCTGGGACCCCAGCTTAGTCTTGGACCCCAGCCAATTCACAGACCCGAGCCCATCATCCTATCACCTGTGGAGAAAAGAAGGCGTGGGCGGCCCCCTAAGGCACGAGATTTGCCCCTTCCTGGGACCATTTCCTCTCCAGGGGATGGCAACTTAGAGAGCCGGACACAGCCACTCCCGCTaccacctcccctgccaccacTCCCACCACTCCTAGCCTGTCCCACTGCTACTGTCGCCAACACTGTCACCAATCTCACCATTTCAACATCCCCACCCAAGCGGAAGCGGGGCCGACCTCCCAAGAATCCACCGTCACCTCGGCCCAGCCAGCTCCCTGTCTTGGACCGTGACAGCTCTTCTGTCCTTGAGAGCTGTGGATTGGGGAGGCGGCGGCAACCCCAGGGCCAGGGGGAGAGTGAGGGTAGTTCCTCTGATGAGGATGGAAGCCGCCCCCTCACCCGCCTGGCCCGCCTGCGGCTTGAAGCAGAGGGAATGCGGGGACGAAAGAGTGAAGGGTCCATGGTGGTGGCTGTAATTCAGGATGACCTGGATTTAGCAGATAGCGGGCCAGGCGGGTTAGAATTGACACCTCCCGTGGTCTCGTTAGCTCCAAAACTGCGTTCGACCCGGCTGCGTCCAGGGTCTCTAGTCCCCCCACTAGAGACTGAGAAGGTGCCTCGCAAACGGGCAGGGGCACCAGTTGGCGGGGGTCCTGGGCTGGCAAAGCGGGGCCGCTTACAGCCCCCAAGTCCCCTAGGGCCTGAGGGTTCAGTAGAGGAGTCTGAGGCTGAAGCCtcaggtgaggaggaggaagtagaTGGGACCCCACGTCGCCGGCCTGGCCCCCGCCGACTTGGTGGGGCCACTAACCAAGGGGACCAGCGCATCCTGCGCAGcagtgcccctccccacctggctgGCCCTACCATTAGTCACAGAGGCCGAAAGGCCAAGACGTGA